One genomic window of Cololabis saira isolate AMF1-May2022 chromosome 3, fColSai1.1, whole genome shotgun sequence includes the following:
- the LOC133440398 gene encoding zinc finger protein 665-like has protein sequence MDQNQEMNQNQDQEMDQNQDQDQEMNQNQDQEMNQNQDQDQDQNQDQDQDSSSSRTKAAGLQKRKGKEKPTGYPCDQCEKVLTTSSSLKSHKRIHTGEKPYKCDQCGAAFTESGTLIGHQRIHTGEKPYKCDQCGAAFTESGTLRSHQCIHTGEKPYRCDQCGAAFTTSGTLRSHQRIHTGEKPYKCDQCGAAFTNLGTLRSHQRVHSGEKPYRCDQCGAAFTESGHLRSHQRIHSGEKPYRCDQCGAAFTESCNLRSHQRVHTGEKPYKCDQCGVAFTTSGNLRRHQRVHTGEKLYRCDQCGAAFIESVALTRHQRVHSGEKPYRCDQCGAAFTTSGNLRSHQRIHTGDKPYRCDQCGAAFTQLGTLRSHQRVHSGEKLYRCDQCGAAFTKLGNLRRHQRVHSGEKPYRCDQCGAAFTQLGNLRSHQRVHSGEKPYRCDQCGAAFTESCHLRSHQLVHSGEKPYRCDQCGAAFTQSGALTNHQRVHTGEKPYRCDQCGAAFTQSGALTKHQRVHNGEKPYM, from the exons atggaccagaaccaggagatgaaccagaaccaggaccaggagatggaccagaaccaggaccaggaccaggagatgaaccagaaccaggaccaggagatgaaccagaaccaggaccaggaccaggaccagaaccaggaccaggaccaggactcctCATCCAGCAGGACTAAAgctgctggtctgcag aAACGTAAAGGCAAAGAGAAGCCCACAGGTTACccgtgtgatcagtgtgagaaagtcctcaccacttcatcatCCTTGAAGAGCCATAAGaggattcacactggagagaagccgtacaaatgtgatcaatgtggggcagcttttactgaatCGGGTACTTTAATaggtcaccaacgtattcacactggagagaagccgtacaaatgtgaccaatgtggggcagcttttactgaatCAGGTACTTTAAGAAGTCACCaatgtattcacactggagagaagccatacagatgtgatcagtgtggggcagcttttaccacatcaggtactttaagaagtcaccaacgtattcacactggagagaagccgtacaaatgtgatcagtgtggggcagcttttactaaTTTGGGTACTTTAAGAagtcaccaacgtgttcacagtggagagaagccgtacagatgtgatcagtgtggggcagcttttactgaatCGGGTCATTTAAGAAgtcaccaacgcattcacagtggagagaagccttacagatgtgatcagtgtggggcagcttttactgaatcgtgtaatttaagaagtcaccaacgtgttcacactggagagaagccgtacaaatgtgatcagtgtggggtagcttttaccacatcaggtaacTTAAGAcgtcaccaacgtgttcacactggagagaagctgtacagatgtgatcagtgtggggcagcttttattGAATCGGTTGCTTTAACGAggcaccaacgtgttcacagtggagagaagccgtacagatgtgatcagtgtggggcagcttttaccacatcaggtaatttaagaagtcaccaacgtattcacactggagacaagccgtacagatgtgatcagtgtggggcagcttttactcaatTGGGTACTTTAAGAagtcaccaacgtgttcacagtGGGGAGAAGctgtacagatgtgatcagtgtggggcagcttttactaaATTGGGTAATTTAAGAcgtcaccaacgtgttcacagtggggagaagccgtacagatgtgatcagtgtggggcagcttttactcaatTGGGTAATTTAAGAagtcaccaacgtgttcacagtggggagaagccgtacagatgtgatcagtgtggggccgCTTTTACTGAATCGTGTCATTTAAGAAGTCACCAACTTGTTCACAGTGGGGAGAAGCcgtacaggtgtgatcagtgtggggcagcttttactcaatCAGGGGCTTTAACGAATCACCAACGTGTTcatactggagagaagccgtacagatgtgatcagtgtggggcagcttttactcaatCAGGTGCTTTAACGAagcaccaacgtgttcacaacggagagaagccgtacatgtga